One Pseudomonas muyukensis DNA segment encodes these proteins:
- the mdoH gene encoding glucans biosynthesis glucosyltransferase MdoH produces MSNSSARPESLREYLAHLPLSDEQRAELASCASFSELHQRLAAQPAAGTAEAVQASVGTRLTVGSAAELEEAEMLGVDAGGRLCLKIAPPIKRTKVVPEPWRTNILIRMWRRMTGRTNAPQPPKRELPPARWRTVGSIRRYILLTLMIGQTIVAGWYMKGILPYQGWSFVDLDEVVHQPLWDTVVQVWPYALQTSILILFGILFCWVSAGFWTALMGFLELLTGRDKYRISGSSAGNEPIPAEARTALVMPICNEDVPRVFAGLRATFESVAASGNLDRFDFFVLSDTNDTDIAVAEQQAWLDVCRETKGFGRIFYRRRRRRVKRKSGNLDDFCRRWGGDYKYMVVLDADSVMSGECLSSLVRLMEANPDAGIIQTGPKASGMDTLYARMQQFATRVYGPLFTAGLHFWQLGESHYWGHNAIIRMKPFIEHCALAPLPGKGAFAGAILSHDFVEAALMRRAGWGVWIAYDLPGSYEELPPNLLDELKRDRRWCHGNLMNFRLFLVKGMHPVHRAVFLTGVMSYLSAPLWFLFLVLSTALLATNTLMEPQYFIEPFQLYPLWPQWHPEKAIALFSTTIVLLFLPKLLSVILIWAKGATEFGGRIKVTLSMLMEMLFSMLLAPVRMIFHTRFVLAAFLGWAATWNSPQRDDDSTPWSEAVRRHGPQTLLGIAWAGLVAWLNPSFLWWLAPIVGSLVLSIPVSVISSRTRLGLAAKDEKLFLIPEEYATPQELLATDQYTHENRWHALHDGFVRAVVDPRQNALACAMATARHGQAAPIEALRVERVAKALELGPKGLDLNTRLALLSDPVALSRLHDRVWSEHNAAWIDVWRASIDNDPHSPLLPLHPQNQAQPALA; encoded by the coding sequence ATGAGTAACTCAAGCGCAAGGCCGGAATCGCTGCGCGAATACCTGGCCCACCTCCCCCTGAGCGACGAGCAGCGCGCGGAACTCGCCAGCTGCGCCTCGTTCAGCGAGCTGCACCAACGTCTGGCGGCCCAACCGGCCGCCGGCACCGCCGAGGCCGTTCAGGCCTCGGTGGGCACCCGTCTTACCGTCGGCAGCGCCGCCGAGCTGGAAGAGGCCGAGATGCTCGGCGTCGATGCCGGCGGGCGGCTGTGCCTGAAGATCGCGCCGCCGATCAAGCGCACCAAGGTGGTGCCCGAGCCGTGGCGCACCAATATCCTGATCCGCATGTGGCGGCGCATGACCGGGCGCACCAACGCCCCGCAGCCGCCCAAGCGCGAGCTGCCGCCGGCGCGCTGGCGCACGGTCGGCTCGATCCGTCGCTACATCCTGCTGACGTTGATGATCGGCCAGACCATCGTCGCCGGCTGGTACATGAAGGGCATCCTGCCGTACCAGGGCTGGTCGTTCGTCGACCTCGACGAAGTCGTCCACCAGCCGCTGTGGGATACCGTGGTGCAGGTCTGGCCCTATGCCCTGCAAACCTCCATCCTGATTCTCTTCGGCATCCTGTTCTGTTGGGTGTCGGCGGGCTTCTGGACCGCGCTGATGGGCTTCCTCGAGCTGCTCACCGGGCGCGACAAGTACCGTATCTCCGGCAGCAGCGCCGGCAACGAGCCGATTCCCGCCGAGGCGCGTACCGCGCTGGTGATGCCGATCTGCAACGAAGACGTGCCACGGGTGTTCGCAGGCCTGCGTGCGACCTTCGAGTCGGTGGCCGCCAGCGGCAACCTCGATCGTTTCGACTTCTTCGTGCTCAGCGACACCAACGACACCGATATCGCCGTGGCCGAACAACAGGCCTGGCTGGACGTTTGTCGCGAGACCAAAGGCTTCGGCCGCATCTTCTACCGCCGCCGCCGGCGCCGGGTGAAGCGCAAGAGCGGCAACCTCGACGACTTCTGCCGGCGCTGGGGTGGCGATTACAAGTACATGGTCGTGCTCGACGCCGACAGCGTCATGAGTGGCGAGTGCCTGAGCAGCCTGGTGCGCCTGATGGAGGCCAACCCGGATGCCGGCATCATCCAGACCGGGCCGAAAGCCTCGGGCATGGACACCCTCTATGCGCGCATGCAGCAGTTCGCTACCCGCGTGTACGGCCCGCTGTTCACCGCCGGCCTGCACTTCTGGCAGCTGGGCGAGTCGCACTACTGGGGCCACAACGCGATCATCCGCATGAAACCGTTCATCGAGCACTGCGCCCTGGCGCCGTTGCCGGGCAAAGGCGCCTTCGCCGGCGCGATCCTCTCCCACGACTTCGTCGAAGCCGCGCTGATGCGCCGCGCCGGTTGGGGGGTGTGGATCGCCTACGACCTGCCGGGCAGCTACGAGGAACTGCCGCCGAACCTGCTCGACGAGCTCAAGCGCGACCGCCGCTGGTGCCACGGCAACCTGATGAACTTCCGCCTGTTCCTGGTCAAGGGCATGCACCCGGTGCACCGCGCGGTGTTCCTCACCGGGGTGATGTCGTACCTGTCGGCGCCGTTGTGGTTCCTGTTCCTGGTGCTGTCGACCGCGTTGCTGGCGACCAACACCTTGATGGAGCCGCAGTATTTCATCGAGCCGTTCCAGCTCTACCCGTTGTGGCCGCAGTGGCACCCGGAAAAAGCCATCGCGCTGTTCTCCACCACCATCGTGCTGCTGTTCCTGCCCAAGCTGCTCAGCGTCATCCTGATCTGGGCCAAGGGCGCCACCGAGTTCGGCGGGCGCATCAAGGTCACCTTGTCGATGCTGATGGAGATGCTGTTCTCCATGTTGCTGGCGCCGGTACGGATGATCTTCCACACCCGTTTCGTGCTGGCCGCGTTCCTCGGCTGGGCGGCGACCTGGAACTCGCCGCAGCGTGACGACGACTCCACCCCGTGGAGCGAGGCGGTGCGCCGCCACGGCCCGCAGACCCTGCTGGGCATCGCCTGGGCCGGGCTGGTGGCCTGGCTGAACCCGAGCTTCCTGTGGTGGCTGGCGCCGATCGTCGGCTCGCTGGTGCTGTCGATCCCGGTGTCGGTGATTTCCAGCCGCACGCGCCTGGGCCTGGCGGCCAAGGACGAGAAGCTGTTCCTCATCCCCGAGGAGTACGCTACCCCGCAGGAGCTGCTGGCTACCGACCAGTACACCCACGAGAACCGTTGGCACGCCCTGCACGACGGCTTCGTGCGCGCCGTGGTCGACCCGCGCCAGAACGCCCTGGCCTGCGCCATGGCCACCGCGCGTCACGGCCAGGCCGCGCCGATCGAGGCCCTGCGTGTCGAGCGCGTGGCCAAGGCGCTGGAGCTCGGGCCCAAGGGCCTGGACCTGAACACCCGCCTGGCGCTGCTCAGCGACCCGGTGGCGTTGTCGCGCCTGCACGATCGCGTGTGGAGCGAGCACAACGCGGCGTGGATCGATGTGTGGCGCGCCTCCATCGACAACGACCCGCACTCGCCGTTGTTGCCGCTGCACCCGCAGAACCAGGCCCAGCCAGCCCTGGCTTGA
- a CDS encoding transporter substrate-binding domain-containing protein, producing the protein MKKLLSRLLVGATALIAVSAAQAGAIDDAVKRGTLRVGMDPTYMPFEMTNKRGEIIGFEVDILKAMAKSMGVKLEMVSTAYDGIIPALMTDKFDFIGSGMTLTQERNLRLNFSEPFIVVGQTLLIRKELAGEIKSYKDLNNEKYRLTSKLGTTGEMVAKKLIGKAKYHGYDNEQEGVMDVVNGKADAFVYDSPYNVVAVEKAGAGKLVFLEEPFTYEPLAFGLKKGDYDSINYINNFLHQIKHDGTYDRIHDKWFKSKAWLKEME; encoded by the coding sequence ATGAAGAAACTCCTGTCGCGACTGCTGGTCGGCGCGACTGCCCTGATCGCGGTATCCGCCGCCCAGGCTGGCGCCATCGATGACGCGGTCAAGCGCGGCACCCTGCGGGTGGGCATGGACCCGACCTACATGCCGTTCGAAATGACCAACAAGCGCGGCGAAATCATCGGCTTCGAAGTCGACATCCTCAAGGCCATGGCCAAGTCCATGGGCGTCAAGCTGGAGATGGTCTCCACCGCCTACGACGGCATCATCCCGGCGCTGATGACCGACAAGTTCGACTTCATCGGCAGCGGCATGACCCTGACCCAGGAGCGCAACCTGCGCCTGAACTTCAGCGAACCCTTCATCGTCGTCGGCCAGACCCTGCTGATCCGCAAGGAGCTGGCCGGTGAGATCAAGTCGTACAAGGACCTGAACAACGAGAAGTACCGCCTCACCTCCAAGCTCGGCACCACCGGCGAGATGGTCGCGAAGAAACTGATCGGCAAGGCCAAGTACCACGGCTACGACAACGAGCAGGAAGGCGTGATGGACGTGGTCAACGGCAAGGCCGACGCCTTCGTCTACGACTCGCCCTACAACGTGGTGGCGGTGGAGAAGGCCGGCGCCGGCAAGCTGGTGTTCCTCGAAGAACCCTTCACCTACGAGCCGCTGGCCTTCGGCCTGAAGAAAGGCGACTACGACAGCATCAACTACATCAACAACTTCCTGCACCAGATCAAGCATGACGGGACCTACGATCGTATTCACGACAAGTGGTTCAAGAGCAAGGCTTGGCTGAAGGAAATGGAATAA
- a CDS encoding amino acid ABC transporter permease, whose amino-acid sequence MIKHKKAQWPWHGLTALVLVGLAISLYLATSMISYEWRWNRVPQYFAYKAEQTQRAGNNGTIEEIVVSGDNARVTLKTEGGDTEVVEVAKDSVLLARGDDVAEGDALGVTRHWAAGPLAWGLWTTLWISVVSGALGLVLGLFAGLCRLSSNPTLRDLSTVYVELVRGTPLLVQIFIFYFFIGTVLNLSREFAGVAALALFTGAYVAEIVRAGVQSIAKGQNEAARSLGLNASQSMRHVILPQAFKRVLPPLAGQFISLVKDTSLVSVIAITELTKSGREAITTSFSTFEIWFCVAGLYLLINLPLSHIASRLERRLAQSD is encoded by the coding sequence GTGATCAAACACAAGAAAGCTCAGTGGCCCTGGCATGGGCTGACCGCGCTGGTCCTGGTGGGCCTGGCGATCAGCCTGTACCTGGCCACCTCGATGATTTCCTACGAGTGGCGCTGGAACCGGGTTCCGCAATACTTCGCCTACAAGGCCGAGCAAACCCAGCGTGCCGGCAACAACGGCACGATCGAGGAAATCGTGGTGTCCGGCGACAATGCCCGGGTCACCCTGAAGACCGAAGGCGGCGACACAGAAGTCGTCGAAGTGGCCAAGGACAGCGTGCTGCTGGCCCGCGGTGACGATGTCGCCGAAGGCGACGCCCTCGGCGTCACCCGCCACTGGGCCGCCGGCCCGCTGGCCTGGGGCCTGTGGACCACGTTGTGGATCTCGGTGGTGTCGGGCGCCCTGGGCCTGGTGCTCGGGCTGTTCGCCGGGCTGTGCCGGTTGTCCAGCAACCCCACCCTGCGCGACCTGTCCACCGTCTACGTCGAGCTGGTGCGCGGCACGCCGCTGCTGGTGCAGATCTTCATCTTCTACTTCTTCATCGGCACCGTGCTCAACCTGTCCCGCGAGTTCGCCGGGGTGGCGGCGCTGGCGCTGTTCACCGGCGCCTACGTCGCCGAGATCGTCCGCGCCGGGGTACAGTCGATCGCCAAGGGCCAGAACGAGGCGGCGCGCTCGCTGGGCTTGAACGCCAGCCAGTCGATGCGCCACGTGATCCTGCCCCAGGCCTTCAAGCGCGTGCTGCCACCGCTGGCCGGGCAGTTCATCAGCCTGGTCAAGGACACCTCGCTGGTGTCGGTGATTGCCATCACCGAGCTGACCAAGAGCGGCCGCGAGGCCATCACCACGTCGTTCTCGACCTTCGAGATCTGGTTCTGCGTGGCAGGCCTGTACCTGCTGATCAACCTGCCGCTGTCGCACATCGCCAGCCGGCTCGAGCGGAGGCTTGCGCAAAGTGATTGA
- a CDS encoding amino acid ABC transporter ATP-binding protein: protein MIEVRDLLKVFDTRGMVVRAVDNVTTQVAKGEVVVVLGPSGSGKSTFLRCLNGLEHFDEGHVSIDGLQLDDPKTDINAYRREVGMVFQHFNLFPHMTVLENLCLAQKVVRKRNKAEREAKARALLEKVGIAQKANEYPSRLSGGQQQRVAIARALAMEPKVMLFDEPTSALDPEMVGEVLDVMKTLAQEGMTMVCVTHEMGFAREVADRVLFFDHGKLLEDSPPAQFFAAPKDPRAQAFLRQVL from the coding sequence GTGATTGAAGTCCGTGATCTGCTGAAAGTCTTCGACACCCGTGGCATGGTGGTGCGCGCGGTGGACAACGTCACCACCCAGGTCGCCAAGGGCGAAGTGGTGGTGGTGCTCGGCCCGTCGGGTTCGGGCAAGTCGACCTTCCTGCGCTGTCTCAATGGCCTGGAGCATTTCGACGAGGGCCATGTGTCCATCGACGGCTTGCAACTGGACGACCCGAAGACCGATATCAATGCCTATCGCCGCGAAGTCGGCATGGTGTTCCAGCACTTCAACCTGTTCCCGCACATGACCGTGCTGGAAAACCTGTGCCTGGCGCAGAAGGTGGTGCGCAAGCGCAACAAGGCCGAGCGCGAGGCCAAGGCCCGGGCGTTGCTGGAAAAGGTCGGTATCGCGCAGAAAGCCAACGAGTATCCGTCGCGCTTGTCCGGTGGCCAGCAGCAACGGGTGGCTATCGCCCGGGCGCTGGCGATGGAGCCGAAGGTGATGCTGTTCGACGAGCCGACTTCAGCGCTGGACCCGGAAATGGTCGGCGAGGTGCTGGACGTGATGAAGACCTTGGCCCAGGAAGGCATGACCATGGTCTGCGTGACCCACGAGATGGGCTTTGCCCGGGAAGTGGCGGACCGCGTGCTGTTCTTCGATCACGGCAAGTTGCTGGAGGACTCGCCGCCAGCGCAGTTCTTCGCCGCGCCGAAGGACCCACGGGCCCAGGCGTTTTTGCGCCAGGTGTTATGA